The genome window AACTGCAGCTATACTTAGAGAAACACTTTTTAAAGCTAAAAACTACGTTGAAAAACAGGAAAAAGCTAAGGAAGACCCATCAAAAGCACCAGAATTTGACATGAAGATGGAAGCTATGGCTAAGGTAATAAGAAAAGAAATACCTCTTAAAGCACATGCCCATAGAGCAGATGATATACTTACTGCTATTAGAATTGCAAAAGAATTTGATGTTGATATTACATTAGAGCACTGTACTGAAGGTCATCTTATTGCAGATTATTTAGCTGAAGAGCAAAAACCTACAATAGTAGGCCCAAGCCTTTCAGAAAGAAGTAAATTTGAGTTGAAAAATTTAACTTTTGAGACACCTGGGGTATTAAATAAAGCAGGAGTGAAAGTTGCAATAATGACAGATTCACCTGTTATACCACTTCAATATTTACCACTATGTGCAGGGCTTGCTGTAAAATCAGGTATGGATGAAATGGAAGCTTTAAAGGCTATTACAATTAATGCTGCAGAAATATTAGGTATAGATGATAGAGTTGGAAGTATAGAAGTAGGTAAAGATGCAGATATAGTTATATTTGATGGAAATCCATTAAAGGATATTAATTGTAAAACTGTAGCAACAATTATAGATGGGAAAGTAGTTTATAAAAGATAATTGATAATTGATAATTGAGAATGGCTTTTCGATGTTCGCCATTTGCCATTTGATAAATAATGCATTGTGGGCATTTCTGTAAAAGGTTGACAAAAGATATGTCTATATGAGATAATATTATTGGCAAATGAATAGTATATTCTAGTCTTCAGGGCAGGGTGAAATTCCCGACCGGCGGTTAAAGTCCGCGAGCTGTTATAGACAGTTGAGCTGGTGAAATTCCAGTACCGACAGTAAAGTCTGGATGGGAGAAGATTAGTACACGGTTAGCTAGTATGTTACTAATTATGTGTAGAATTTTAAGCCTCTGAAGATTAATCTTCAGAGGCTTTTTAATTTCCCTGAAGATACAGTAAAAAATTATTGGAGGGATGAAGATGTTAACACTAAAGGAAAGAGTAACAACGAAATCATTAACTAAAATATCTATTTTATCAGTATTAGCATTTTTAATTATGTTTATTGAGGTTCCATTATGGTTTACTCCAGAATTCTTAAAGGTTGATTTGAGTGATATTCCAGCATTAATAGGAGCATTTGCATTAGGGCCTTTAGCTGGAGTTGCTATTGAGTTTGTTAAAAATATACTTCATATGACTCTTAAAGGAACAGTTACAGGTGGAGTTGGAGAATTAGCGAATTTTATCGTAGGTAGTGTGTTTGTATATACAGCATCAATCTTATATTACAAAAGAAAGACTTTTAAAAGAGCAATAATAGGCATGATATTAGGGACTATAGCTATGACTATAGTTGCTTCATTAGCAAATTATTTTGTATTGATACCTATGTATGCAAAGATATTTGGAGCTCCGATAGAATATTTTGTTGAATTGTCTTCAAAGGTTAATGGATTTGTAGTGGATTTTAAAAGCTTTATATTATTTGGTATAGCACCATTTAATCTATTAAAGGGAATAATGGTTTCAGCTATCACAATTCCTTTATATAAGAAGATATCTCCAATTCTTCATAAGTAAAAAAGCTGATAAATCAGTTTTATAGGTGCTAGGTACTCTGTATTAGTATTAATAGAGTTGGATACTGGTGAAACAAAGAAACGCGGATTTATTTTGCGTTTCTTTTTTTTGCTAAAAATGAAATAAACAAAAAGAAATTTCGTTGCTATTTTGCACAACAAATCAAAAAATGCTTTACAAAACACAAACAATATAATATAATGTCTACGTAAGAGCAAACAAAACCAATACATGTTTATTATAACATTTTGTATAATAGGAGGAAGTTTTATGAAAAATATTGATGAGCTGTTTTGGAATGCTACAGTAGAAGAAATAAAACGAGGCTATATATATGATAATTCTGCTGAAGAGTATATTTGTTTAATTTGCGGTGAGAAATTTATTAAGGGGATTATATATCCATATAATAATTACTTTTGTGATGCAGAAAAGGCAGTAAAGAATCATATAAAAGAAAAGCATGGATCTACATTTAATTACTTAATTAATATGAATAAGAAATATACAGGATTAACAGATACCCAGAAAGAGATATTAAAGTATTTTTATGAAGGACTTAGTGACAAAGAGATTGTTAAAGCTCAAGGGGGTGGAAGTAGTTCTACGGTTAGAAGTCACAGATTTAAGCTTAAGGAAAAAGAGAAACAAGCAAAGGTATTTCTAGCAATAATGGGGTTATTGAACAGTAGTAAAAAAGAACGTAATCAAAAAGGGCAGGAATTTATAAATATTCATAAGGGGGCTACAATGGTGGATGAAAGATATGCAATTACAGAAAAGGAAAGGGAAAAGATTCTAAAAAACTACTTTAAAAATGGTAAACTTAGTAACTTGCCAAGGAAAGAAAAGAGAAAAATAATAGTATTTCAATATATTATTAAGCAATTTGATTCTAATAAGAAATATACTGAAAAGGAAGTAAACCATATATTAAAAAAGATTTATGATGACTATGTTACTATTAGAAGATATCTTATCGAATATGGGTTCATGGAAAGAAGTGATGACTGTAGTCAGTATTGGGTTAAATTATAATCAACTGAAATATGTTATAAAAAATCAAGCTGTAACTAGCTTGATTTTTTATTAATTAATTTAACTACAGCTATAAATGTGTTAGAATATAACAGAAATAAGTTTAAGTTTTTATGAAAGGGGCCGCATTAATATGATTTATCTTTTATTGGCAATTGTATGTAG of Caldisalinibacter kiritimatiensis contains these proteins:
- a CDS encoding amidohydrolase, which codes for MLLIKNGTIYTMAGEIIENGSILIENGKIKEIGKDIVAPLDVEVIDAEGKMVTPGFIDAHCHIGLFEDGIGFEGDDGNEMVDPVTPHLRGIDGINPMDRTFEEAYQGGVTCAATGPGSANVIGGQFAAIKTYGRRIDDMIVKEPLAMKIAFGENPKRVYNAQKKSPMTRMATAAILRETLFKAKNYVEKQEKAKEDPSKAPEFDMKMEAMAKVIRKEIPLKAHAHRADDILTAIRIAKEFDVDITLEHCTEGHLIADYLAEEQKPTIVGPSLSERSKFELKNLTFETPGVLNKAGVKVAIMTDSPVIPLQYLPLCAGLAVKSGMDEMEALKAITINAAEILGIDDRVGSIEVGKDADIVIFDGNPLKDINCKTVATIIDGKVVYKR
- a CDS encoding ECF transporter S component, encoding MLTLKERVTTKSLTKISILSVLAFLIMFIEVPLWFTPEFLKVDLSDIPALIGAFALGPLAGVAIEFVKNILHMTLKGTVTGGVGELANFIVGSVFVYTASILYYKRKTFKRAIIGMILGTIAMTIVASLANYFVLIPMYAKIFGAPIEYFVELSSKVNGFVVDFKSFILFGIAPFNLLKGIMVSAITIPLYKKISPILHK
- a CDS encoding DUF2087 domain-containing protein, producing MKNIDELFWNATVEEIKRGYIYDNSAEEYICLICGEKFIKGIIYPYNNYFCDAEKAVKNHIKEKHGSTFNYLINMNKKYTGLTDTQKEILKYFYEGLSDKEIVKAQGGGSSSTVRSHRFKLKEKEKQAKVFLAIMGLLNSSKKERNQKGQEFINIHKGATMVDERYAITEKEREKILKNYFKNGKLSNLPRKEKRKIIVFQYIIKQFDSNKKYTEKEVNHILKKIYDDYVTIRRYLIEYGFMERSDDCSQYWVKL